In a genomic window of Muntiacus reevesi chromosome 1, mMunRee1.1, whole genome shotgun sequence:
- the CLEC6A gene encoding C-type lectin domain family 6 member A isoform X3 translates to MVREGKAESCFHVRLWCIVVLCLVLLSACFIVSCVEKIWGCCPGTWKPFGSSCYFISSKEDFWAKSEQNCIGMGAHLVVINTEAEQDFIIQQLNKTFSYFLGLSDPQGNGDWQWIDQTPYKENVRFWHQNEPNFSAEECASVVFWDERGWGWNDVFCDSKRKSICEMKKIYL, encoded by the exons ATGGTGCGGGAAG GGAAAGCAGAATCCTGCTTCCATGTGAGGCTCTGGTGTATCGTGGTACTTTGCTTAGTCCTCCTCAGTGCATGTTTCATTGTGAGCTGTGTGG AAAAGATTTGGGGATGTTGCCCAGGTACATGGAAGCCGTTCGGTTCCAGCTGctactttatttcttctaaagaGGATTTCTGGGCTAAGAGTGAGCAGAACTGCATTGGGATGGGAGCTCACTTGGTGGTGATCAACACAGAAGCAGAGCAG GATTTCATTATCCAGCAActgaataaaacattttcttattttctgggaCTCTCAGACCCACAAGGGAATGGCGACTGGCAATGGATTGATCAGACACCTTACAAAGAAAATGTCAG ATTTTGGCACCAAAATGAACCCAACTTTTCTGCAGAGGAATGTGCTTCAGTTGTTTtctgggatgagagaggatgggGCTGGAACGATGTTTTCTGTGattctaaaaggaaatcaatatgtgagatgaagaagatttacCTATGA
- the CLEC6A gene encoding C-type lectin domain family 6 member A isoform X1, with protein sequence MVREGKAESCFHVRLWCIVVLCLVLLSACFIVSCVVTYYFTYGNTGKKLSELHTHHSSLTCFSEGTRVTEKIWGCCPGTWKPFGSSCYFISSKEDFWAKSEQNCIGMGAHLVVINTEAEQDFIIQQLNKTFSYFLGLSDPQGNGDWQWIDQTPYKENVRFWHQNEPNFSAEECASVVFWDERGWGWNDVFCDSKRKSICEMKKIYL encoded by the exons ATGGTGCGGGAAG GGAAAGCAGAATCCTGCTTCCATGTGAGGCTCTGGTGTATCGTGGTACTTTGCTTAGTCCTCCTCAGTGCATGTTTCATTGTGAGCTGTGTGG TGActtattattttacatatggcaacaCTGGCAAAAAGCTGTCTGAACTGCACACACACCATTCAAGTCTAACCTGCTTCAGTGAAGGGACAAGGGTGACAG AAAAGATTTGGGGATGTTGCCCAGGTACATGGAAGCCGTTCGGTTCCAGCTGctactttatttcttctaaagaGGATTTCTGGGCTAAGAGTGAGCAGAACTGCATTGGGATGGGAGCTCACTTGGTGGTGATCAACACAGAAGCAGAGCAG GATTTCATTATCCAGCAActgaataaaacattttcttattttctgggaCTCTCAGACCCACAAGGGAATGGCGACTGGCAATGGATTGATCAGACACCTTACAAAGAAAATGTCAG ATTTTGGCACCAAAATGAACCCAACTTTTCTGCAGAGGAATGTGCTTCAGTTGTTTtctgggatgagagaggatgggGCTGGAACGATGTTTTCTGTGattctaaaaggaaatcaatatgtgagatgaagaagatttacCTATGA
- the CLEC6A gene encoding C-type lectin domain family 6 member A isoform X2, which yields MVREVTYYFTYGNTGKKLSELHTHHSSLTCFSEGTRVTEKIWGCCPGTWKPFGSSCYFISSKEDFWAKSEQNCIGMGAHLVVINTEAEQDFIIQQLNKTFSYFLGLSDPQGNGDWQWIDQTPYKENVRFWHQNEPNFSAEECASVVFWDERGWGWNDVFCDSKRKSICEMKKIYL from the exons ATGGTGCGGGAAG TGActtattattttacatatggcaacaCTGGCAAAAAGCTGTCTGAACTGCACACACACCATTCAAGTCTAACCTGCTTCAGTGAAGGGACAAGGGTGACAG AAAAGATTTGGGGATGTTGCCCAGGTACATGGAAGCCGTTCGGTTCCAGCTGctactttatttcttctaaagaGGATTTCTGGGCTAAGAGTGAGCAGAACTGCATTGGGATGGGAGCTCACTTGGTGGTGATCAACACAGAAGCAGAGCAG GATTTCATTATCCAGCAActgaataaaacattttcttattttctgggaCTCTCAGACCCACAAGGGAATGGCGACTGGCAATGGATTGATCAGACACCTTACAAAGAAAATGTCAG ATTTTGGCACCAAAATGAACCCAACTTTTCTGCAGAGGAATGTGCTTCAGTTGTTTtctgggatgagagaggatgggGCTGGAACGATGTTTTCTGTGattctaaaaggaaatcaatatgtgagatgaagaagatttacCTATGA